In the Salvia miltiorrhiza cultivar Shanhuang (shh) chromosome 8, IMPLAD_Smil_shh, whole genome shotgun sequence genome, TTGGGCATACATGTATAGTGCATAATTGCCGACAAGGAATGCCAGCACTATCCCACCAACAACAAGTAACACAATCAATCCTGGGTTGAATCCTTTGGCTTCCGGGACCACATTTTTCTGTTGATCAAACAGATGAGAAATTAAATCAGTGCTAAGCTGCCACAAGCTGGATGATACGCAATAAAATGATGATTGAAGGCGATGCATAATTCGGATCAGACCTAGTTCACATTAATTAACTGTGTTACTGTATAGTGTCTGTCAGTTTGGCAGAAGAACATCTCTGTAGTTCTAGATAGCAAGAGcaaaagttttaaaaaataaagcaCATACTTGTTTCAAAGAACTAAGAGTTACTTGTATATAGTACCTGATTATTAGTAGTTCATATGATTTGGGTCAAGAATAGCAAGGGTATATATATGCAGGCACAAATTGCAGCTAACTATTCAAGAATTGGATCCAAACAGAAGAGCTTTGGATTAGAATATCAAATTACTACTTTTACTACTATTAACCAATCTTTTACTCCTTTCATATTCCATCTTCTTGAACATTACATACATCACCTCTTTCAGCAACAGATCCAGAGataaaaagacaaaaaagaCCAGATAAACCTTAAAAGAACAAATCGAGCAAAATACTAGAAGGGAAGAAATAAAAATTCCTTCTGAAACCAAACAAGCTAAAGCAGTGGTAGACAAACTAAGAAACTTAAAAAAATGAAGAGCCGACTGAATTCAGCTAATTGACAGCTATTTAGATCGAGCCTGCAAGAAAAGAGTCAAATACATTAGGGGGTGGGGTGTTTTTCTGCCTTAAATTAGAGATGGACTACTACTATTTATGATAAAAATGGAAAGAAGAGAAAACCGAAAACTAGGATGAGATGCTGGGAGAGACAGAACTATCGAAGCAAACAAGTCGAGACTAGGATAGCTAATTCAGAAACCAGAAAATATTCAAACCACTGCATAGGAGATTCAACCTATTTCCAAAGAAGCAGTGGTGAACCAGAAACCTTTCTTTGGAGAAGTGCCAGGAGGCTGTTTTCAGGAATTTAACCTTAAGATTGATGTAGCCTAGATAACATCCACACCATCTAATGACACATTCTGGGTGGTGCAAAACGAATTTTAGCTTCCCAACACTTCAATGAGCTTATAGAATATAGTTTCAGGGAGTGACATTCTTTCCGGGGAGATCTTTTTAGTATACACTTTATCTGTTGCCAAGAGCGACTTATCTTGGCTCCTTGTGATTGCATTGAAAGTAACAGTCCGGTGAGCTTATCGCATTCCTATCTTTGATCCATGATCTAGTGATTTTACTGGGTTTTACATGTTAAAAAATGTTTGTGTTCATTGTTTGAGGTAATAGTGTTTGTCATAATCACTTATTTGCTGACCATTTGGTGATATTCTCATTAGCACAATCTGGTATTATTTCCCTATGTTGGAAAAAATAGCTGAATAATTTTCTTTTCCCAGCTGCATTTGTTGTTCAATTAATACACCTCTTCTTTCAGACATGGAATTCAACCCAATCTTCCaacaaatacattaattttcatGAAACTCAAATGCAAGCAAAAAAAATACTCAGCGTTTACACGCCAATTATAACGCTCCTCTAAAACCCAAGAATCTCAAAACATGAAACCCCAATTCACCCTTTTCGAACCCCACAGTAGATGCAAAATCACAGATCACTTCGAAATATCTAAAACAAATCAGATCTATCAAAATCAAGCTAAATTGAAGAGAGATCGAAGAGAAAGAAGTACCATTCGGTCAAATGAGGGAGGCGATTGATCTTCATCGAAATCCATCGTTAATTTTGAGTGAAAACTCTAAAAAACGGAAAAATGGAAAAGAACAAAAAGACGAGTGCTAAAGTGAAGAAGGAGAAAATTTAGAGCGAAGTGCGTGAAATTGAGAAGAGTGTCTTAAATTGGAACGGAATTTGTTGTAGCTCTAGAACAGCCCATCCGGAATTTATACATTTGGTCCTTTATTTTTCTCGATTTTTTGTTTTGGCCCGACAATCTTTGTGGAATTTCAGAAATGTATGCGAACCTTGTAAATCTTTTGTACCTGAATCTCGATAGTTAGGGTCATAAAtgaaccaagccgctcgcgaactattcgggaCTCAGCTCGAGAAAAGTTTGTTCggaatttgtttattttctaaACGAGCTGAAtccaagctcgaattcgagctcaaTAAAATTATCGAGACAAATTCGAACCTGTACATGCTCGGCTCCTACCTTCACAagcctattcgcgaataggctcaCGAATAGTCTCGCGAATAGGACCACGAATATGTTCGTGAATAGGCTCGTGAATATGTTCGTTAAATaataatgttaaatatttttttaataataaaaataattttcataattaaaaataatactacctccgtccctgaaataagttcatatttttcctttttgggacgtcccccaaataagttcatctttctttctttccatttttggacaactaccccaccactaataatactttatttattcttacttttcattttttcaccactcacaacactaattataacactttttcactttttcatcactcccaatacaacatatttttctccactatcaatacactttaccacttttccttaaaactcgtgcgtccccaaagaggaacttattttggggacggagggagtaatttacaACTAACGTGACAAATTAtctatttgttaaaaataaattataaattatgactCATAAATAGTTTAGAAATATACgaacaattataattttttatattaatgaaaccttaatatataaataattcgaaCCATGCTCGGATTTGAGCCTGAATTTGAAATTGAGCTCGAAATTCGAGCCAAATTCAAGCCGAACTCGAACTCGagataaacaaataattaacGAGCTGAATTcgaaccaaacttgagcttagtattATATATACGAACCAAGTTCGAGCTaattttaaagctcgaattcgagctcgagtCGAGCCAAATTTTCACGAACCGAACCTGAGCCTAgaggtattcggctcggctcgattCGTGTACAGTCTTAACGATAGTACTTGATAATCCACTCAtgcaatatttaatatatatgttaattattAGTTGAGTGCCTCATATTGATTATTGTTTGTTGATCGAATTAATTCAATTTCCAATATATTATCATAActgttcgattttttttttttacagaaaAATTAATTTCCATGTTCCAGATAAATTTCTTAGAAAGCAATATTAAATGGCATAATAAATAAGCACAACCTTTTAAATATTAACGTCAATAAGTATCCTAAATGAAGTAAAGATAAGgcatctaataataataatactccctccgtcccaattcaatacgtcatatttctttatttgaacgtttcaattcaataggccacttccaaaaatgaaaagtcaATGCATAACAAATATTCTCACATAACTCACTATTTACACTAAATGTCATTGGACTTCATACATAATTATCTTTTCCTTATTTTTCTCTCCTACATTTTGGACAAATATATCCTCAACAAAAGTTACTTTTCATCACCTATTTTATTATGAATTActatttatttcttaatattCTTATCGAAGCCTTGcggcctattgaattgggacggagggagggagtaataataataataagcccTTAACATGAACACCTCTATGTCATTTTATTCAACATTGGATCAATCCGCCTCCGATGTCCCAATTTCGGTCCAATTAAACCCCTCGTCAAATCATTGTTAACATGCCGTctgttcttttatttatttttaatttttttttatttaactttACTACAATTGTGCATGTGTGCGCCTTGGATTGGAGTGAGCCCCACTCCCTAATGGACTATATATACAATACGCCCCAATTCCACCAAGCCATCTCCAATTTCACTATTGTTGATTCAATCGAGATCACAAACCAGAGAGAAATGACCAAGCTATATCCAAACGCCGCCGTGTCATCCTCCACCTCATCTCTGCTGTCGAGCTCCGACGACTGCAAAATCTACGGTGACTATCCGATCTctataaataaaatccaaatcAACATCTATAATTAGGTTTCCGTAAATGTGTGAATAGAGTAGATCGATGCAACATAATTGTCGACGAGGAAGATGTGGCCCTTGTCGGCGGCAATGTAATTGTCGACGCGGTAGATGAGGTTGTCGCAGGGTCGAACACTGTGAAACCATTGCAGTTGAAGATGACACCGTAGATTTTGCAGTCGTTACTGCCAATTTTGCAATTGTCAGAGCTCAACAGAGGAGACGAGGTAGAGGAGGAGGCAGCATTTGGATAAATCTTGGTCATTTTCTATGTGTTGTGATCTCAATTGAATCAACAATGGTGAAATTAAAGATGGCTTGGTTGAATTGGGGCATATTGCATAcctcctccgtccacgaaaaaacttcttatatttcctttttgggacgtccacaaaagaacttcctacatatttttggactataccccaccacttataatcctcttacttttcacttttcacaactctcaatattaattataacatcttttcactactcccaatacactcaactaccttttattcactctcaatacactcaacaatattttttcttaaaacccgtgccactcacTCCTAGAAAGTaaaatacactcaactaccttttattcactctcaatacactcaacaatattttttcttaaaacccgtgccactcacTCCTAGAAAGTAATGACATGGGGAGGAGCTTAATGACACCGAAATTGCAATTTGGGGAGGGGCTTAATGACAGGGGAGGGGCTTAATGACACCGAAATTGAAACATCAGAGAACtaattgaaattgaaacatCAGAGAACTAATTGATCCAATATAGAGTATACGGGCCCCAACGACATATGGATGTCCTTGTTAGGGGCTTCATTGCTacttttttcaattataattattattgtataaGATGCATGATCATTACTTCATTTAGGATACTTATTgacattaatattttaaaaagttgTGCTTATGATTCATACCAGAAGAATACCCAAAAAGGAATTAAGACAAAGATAAGTGTCTAAGTGATCACTGTTGATGTCCAGATGGTCAAACATAAGATTTTCATGTTCACACAAAAATTGTTCAAAAACCCAACAGAATTTTCAACTTCACAAAAAGGATCTCAACCACATCCCCAAGAATCCTTACAACAAATGACAAATTAAAGCCTCCTTCCCCTTCTGCCACCCTTTCTCCTGGTGCTATCGGTTGGAATCGGAGTCACATCCtctggatatatatatatatatataaaagcaagttaaaataaattaacagATGAAATGGATGACAAATAGCAACCTAACCAAAGATTAATGAATCCAAGATTGTATTCCTCAAAGAAAAATATCACATACCTATCCGACCAATCTTCATGCCCGAACGTGCAAGGGCTCTGAGTGCAGACTGAGCACCAGGACCAGGGGTCTTAGTCTTGTTGCCCCCAGTAGCACGGAGTTTAATGTGAAGAGCATTGATACCCAATTCCTGCAAAATCCAAGCATCAATCAGCAACTAATGGCCTCAAACATAAGATAGCACATGCAAATTGCTAAAAAGGAAATAACAATAAAGGTAGGAATAATATGCTGTATAAACCTTGCATCTCTGAGAAACATCTTGTGCTGCAAGCATAGCAGCATAGGGAGATGACTCATCTCTATCAGCTTTGACCTTCATACCACCTAAATCCAGGGAAAAAATTTCAATCAAATTTCATAACCTTCAAATTGGAAcctttttcaaataaaaacatacTAAATAGAACATAACAGACCAAAAATGAAACCTAGTATTGAACACCTAAAATACAAACCTAAACTTATAATTGATAAGAGTGTGTGCACTTAGAGCTTACAAATTCACCAAATGATATACTGTATTAAATTAGGTGATATACACCAACCAATATCCTGACCCAAAATTTAGAGAATATCAAAGTTACAGTAAATATGGTCCAAAATGATAACATAATTCAAAACACATAAACCACACCTGTAATGCGGACCATGGTCTCACGCCCAGACAAATCAGTAACGTGCTGCAAGGAAAATTTGGATAAGAATATTAATTCTACCAACTAAAGAGAAGGGCAAATGTACCGAGATATTAACTCACAATGAAGGTGTCGTTGAATGAGGCAAAAATGTGAGCAACACCAAAGACCAATTCGCCGTCCCTAGTAGCAGGTCCAAGTGTGACATTCTCTTCCTTGGGCTCTCTAGTCTTTCTCTTCGACTATTATAGAGAAGGTGACATTGTGGACATTAGAAATACTATTGTAACAAAAGAGACATTGTGCACATTAGAAATAGTACCACTGCACAGTCATGAAAGCAAACAAAAGTTTATAAACAATGTTTATACGGAAAAATACACTTGATTAAAACAATCTGTCCAAACATCTAGGGACTCACAAAATACCTTGAAGTTCACTCAATTGTATAATTTCCCGAGCAGTATAAACAAGTAaaccaaaattaaataaatgagaTTTTGGGCATACATTTATCATAATTCCAACCATTGCCACCAATGAATCACGTCTCTAGCAATCTCACACATAGTCACGATAGCCTAAAGGTAATATGCCGATTAAACTGAGCAATGCCAATGCCTATGTCTCTTAAACTGAGTCATCGACGACAGATTGCCTTAATTGAACAACTTTTATTAATATATCGGCCAAACTGCCATAAACCATTACGTTATATTGAAATATAGTCAAGAGCatgttaatttgttttttttttttggatcttTAGCTTTCCTGAACGCACTAAATGAGTAACTTAACATGAATCAAATGGATCTGAAATCAATGGGGAAGAAAATACATATTGAGATTACGTACGAAGGTAATGTATTTTGATGACAACTAACTGGAGATGGGGCGAATCAATTTGGATTGTTGGCTTAAATGGCTATATGATTTCGTCGATATGAAATCCCATCTTACTATTCCCAATATATTTCGTTAACAATAATAGCACACCATTATTCTCTTAAAATGAGATTTAAACTtgcaaaaatatgaaataaaagaaTGAATAGAGGAACAGAAACTTCGGTAATCAACATTCGAACACATAAAACCAGAGTTCGAGCAAACAacgaacaaaaaaattaaatacattaaaaaacataaaacCTTCGGAATTAAACTAAGCAAACAGCAGATGAGCTCTTAATTCTAAGAccaatttttgaaataaaaaaatgggtAATGCAACTAAAAAAAATGTAGATTGCGAGAAGTACCATGGCTTTCGACTGCGAGGAAGGAAGACAATAAGGATGGCTGCGGCTGCCGCTCCGGCTCGATCAAAAACCCTAAGCGTGAGTAAATGGAGAGATGTAATAGAGTAAGCCTCAAATTTATAGCTAGGTCTTTATCAGGATTTGTTGTGGGCTTATTGACTATGATAGTGAATGGGCTTGTTCAAGTTAATACAGGGCCCATATGTGTAATCTATTCAAGCCCCAATTTGTGACAGTGGGGTGGGAGGAGAAGAAACGGGAGGAAAGAGGGACAGAGTTTTTCatttgatttttctttctttttttctttttctttttttaatttttcaaatttttaatttattaagttAGAAGAAAAAAGTCCAGTAAAGTTCACTTAAAATTCCGCAAGATATTTCATCTTTCTAACGGAAAATTTTGGATTTCATGCTATAATCACACCTTTTTTCAAAGtttatgatatttaaaaattCAACATAAGCtagagaatttttttaaaaaaaagaaaacgtcAAAGCAAAAGACATAAATTAGCTCTACTTATCCAGATGTGTACTTTACAATAGGATTTGATGCCCTTTCTCCTCAAACTTTCTCCATTAAGTATATAGGAGCTATCATTTTCTTCTAAGAGATTGTTTTGTGTATAATATGTTGTATCATGTAACAGGATCGATCCGTAATCTGAAATCCACGTCtattcatatttatatattaatgaaAGGCTTACATACCAATTGACTATTTAGCTTAATTGATTGAGTATGTGGTTTTAAACCACAATATTGTGGGTTGAAATCCCACAAgtcataattttgaattttattgtGAAATtgctcaattttattttttgtttacatttttttctattttaattgtttatattcagtttatatttttcttctattttttttatattgattttTTCACCCAAgttacagttttttttttcagtttacattttttttcggtttatattttttctatttttttatatcattttttaCCCTAATTGTCgtttttttatttacattttatttatttattttcagtttatatttttttttctattttgggtatATCAATTTTTTCACCCCAATTAcagttttttcctttttttcacgtttacatttttaatttttacatctaaacATTTCATGttaatattgaattaaaaacacagagaagtgaaatgatgagtataactttctaatattgaatcaaaattcatttcacaaacttttgaaaaaaaaaatcttattatactaatttttagAAGTAAAGTTGAAAATCAGATAacgaaaaaaaattcatataatcAGACGAACACATTGTTCGGGCTATTTTCGGGCCACCTCTATCAGGTGTTGGGCTATTCGGTACGAGCTATTCAGACTGTAATTTAATTGGGTTAAAAAAATTCAACCTAACCCTCTCAGGTTGTCGGGCTAATCGGGTCAGCCTACGAATTTCAGACTGGATTGATATCCCTAATGATAATGATGATTTTGTTAGCTCATTTTTATGCAagatcataatttattttgcttatttttttatgtaagaTTCTTGAGCCCTTTCTACAAAATCACAAGATGTTTGATATTTTCCACGCTAATGCAAGATCAAATGATAATTCTTGCATATGTATATGCAAGACCATATGATTCTGTTTTGCCTATGTTTCTGGAAGATCACAAGATGTTCATGCAAGATCTTAAACTTGTTTTGGTTAATATTTCTACAAGGATTTTCAACTTATTAGTTGAAATTTCTGCAAAATCATAAGATGTTTGCTTAAGTTTTTGCAAGAGCATAATTTTTCTGCCTATGTTTATGTACCAACCTTGTTAGTTTATGTCTCTGTGAATCACAAAATCTATTATTAACTACTAGAAAAGCGTCCATACCGCTACTAGAAAAATACATATACATAATGAAGAAAATCAGTTATTTATGCCCCAAAAAATCGTCgtatatagtggtgttatgtatgatgcgctcatatataacggaAATGATGCGTTCCTAcataacgaaaaaaaaaaatcgttattTATATCTATCAAACATAATGTTTCTTACCGTTATCAAAGAATACCCTTATCTTTgtcataatacataacggtactttaccgttataaattttttatattcgTTGTGTGATGTTATTATAGATAAtgattttttctattttagatGACAAATttttatactgttatgtattcCAACTACAACTTTCAAcataagtaatattttttttctcaattttcctgttactccctccgtcccacgaatcttgacacgtttgatttcggcatgagaattaaggagttatagattagtgttttaagtgtgtagttaataaagtgtaaaagtgataaagtaggatagagaatgtaataattattaccttatttagaaatgtgtcaagattcgtgagacggcccaaaaagaaatacatgtcaagattcgtgggacggaggaagtatttgtctcagaaaagaataaataattttaaaacaataaataaaacattcaataacatatagtattatatatcattcaaaataatcatatattatCATTCGAATATACCAAGTATCAAATACATATCATCATTgcaattatttgttaatttcaaaattgaaagtacCAAGTATCTTATAACTAAAACGAAAATCTATCATACTATATGTGTTCCAGCAAGAGTTTTGCACACTCAACACGAACTTTGTCAATATCTTTTCAATCATAAGTCCAATTGTCCTCGATTTTGTAGCCTTGTCATCACCAAGCTATTTGCCAGCATAAATGAGCATGCAATACATGAATTATACATACACTTGTGGGATTTGAGAACCCACGCCCTATCAGATCGGATGTGATCCTCTGTGCACAGCTTATTGCATCTCATCATATCTTACTTGTAATTTTGCTATTTTATAGttgtttattataaaaataaaaaatattactccattcATCCCACTTGAATTggcatacttttttttttttgggttgtcccattcaACTTAGCctgttttctttttgggttatcAATTTTCACTATAACAAATATGGGCCCAGATAATTTTACATACTTTTACATTATAATCTTACTCTCCTAAATAACTGTGCCAAAAAATTAGGTCAAATGAGgtggaatggagggagtattaaaaaatttataaagttATCACATTACAAGAGAATATTTACGAatgttttttaatgtttttaagataataaTATGAGGATCCatttttgttgaattgattaattatttgtttaaattAAATGTAGTTGTAAGTTCATaagtcaaaaaaattatttgcaattaaataaaagattatGAAAGAGTAgctaaaaaaattgattagaataATATAATACGTTAGTTACattcttttattatttcataaaaaagtacaagttaatgaaaaaatcataataattgcaaaattaaaataaaaattttaaaaatataaataaatgactataattgtgaaaataatatcatacattgagcacatcgatcgataactaataaaaatatactatatgaaaatatatcataataaattagtgaactcgaaataaaaaattaaaacataaacattaaaGAAATTACTATAGTAGCGAAAATAATATCATACACTGAGACATTGATCAATTACTAAATGAGATGTGGCAATATATAAAACTAACCAAATTCTTAGGAGTGTCTACAACTTTTTCAAAATCCTCCAC is a window encoding:
- the LOC130997682 gene encoding DNA-binding protein S1FA, coding for MDFDEDQSPPSFDRMKNVVPEAKGFNPGLIVLLVVGGIVLAFLVGNYALYMYAQKTLPPKKKKPVSKKKMKREKLKQGVSAPGE
- the LOC130997674 gene encoding 40S ribosomal protein S14-3-like, with the translated sequence MSKRKTREPKEENVTLGPATRDGELVFGVAHIFASFNDTFIHVTDLSGRETMVRITGGMKVKADRDESSPYAAMLAAQDVSQRCKELGINALHIKLRATGGNKTKTPGPGAQSALRALARSGMKIGRIEDVTPIPTDSTRRKGGRRGRRL